One window of the Deltaproteobacteria bacterium genome contains the following:
- a CDS encoding PAS domain S-box protein: protein GGGGARVVMVTRDITPQARLQNELAASERRFRALVENAPEAIVLLDVESGRFVDCNDNASALFGLPVDELLKVGPVDMSPPVQPDGRPSDATAAEYIMQAVDGSTPVFEWMHRDAAGRDIPCEVRLCRFPATDGLVLRGSITDIRERKRLERELAAHRDRLEAMVRERTAELERAIDELEGFAHAVAHDLRTPLRAIAGFADALVEDEPLSAAGADHVARIRRATERAGEIVDALLGLARVSHRPLDVRAVDASQMAFDVVAELRVHYRDRAADVHIQPAMCVVADPALLRIALANVVDNAFKFTRGTATARIEIGMRRQPDVVELYVRDNGVGFDMQYAHALFGTFGRLHGARDYDGTGLGLVTAQRAIARMGGTIRAEGEPGRGATFWIALPARAGDVTAASGAQGAPRS, encoded by the coding sequence CGGTGGCGGCGGCGCGCGGGTCGTCATGGTGACGCGCGACATCACGCCGCAGGCGCGCCTGCAAAACGAGCTGGCGGCGAGCGAGCGGCGGTTTCGCGCGCTCGTCGAAAACGCTCCCGAGGCGATCGTGTTGCTCGACGTCGAGTCGGGCCGTTTCGTCGATTGCAACGACAATGCGTCGGCGCTGTTCGGGTTGCCGGTGGACGAGCTGCTGAAGGTCGGCCCGGTCGACATGAGCCCGCCGGTGCAGCCCGACGGGCGCCCATCGGATGCGACGGCGGCCGAGTACATCATGCAGGCGGTGGACGGCAGCACGCCGGTGTTCGAGTGGATGCACCGCGACGCGGCGGGGCGCGACATTCCGTGCGAGGTCCGCCTGTGCCGGTTCCCGGCCACCGACGGTCTGGTGTTGCGCGGCAGCATCACCGACATCCGCGAACGCAAGCGGCTCGAGCGCGAGCTGGCGGCCCACCGCGATCGGCTCGAGGCGATGGTGCGCGAGCGGACCGCGGAGCTCGAGCGCGCGATCGACGAACTGGAAGGGTTCGCCCATGCGGTCGCGCACGATCTGCGCACGCCGCTGCGCGCGATCGCCGGGTTCGCCGACGCGCTCGTGGAAGACGAACCGCTGTCTGCGGCGGGCGCTGACCACGTCGCCCGGATCCGCCGCGCGACGGAGCGGGCGGGCGAGATCGTCGACGCGCTGCTCGGACTGGCGCGGGTGTCACACCGGCCGCTCGATGTGAGGGCGGTGGACGCGAGCCAGATGGCCTTCGACGTCGTCGCGGAGTTGCGGGTGCACTATCGCGACCGCGCCGCGGACGTGCACATCCAACCGGCGATGTGCGTCGTCGCCGATCCGGCGCTGCTGCGGATCGCGCTCGCGAACGTGGTCGACAACGCGTTCAAGTTTACTCGCGGCACCGCGACCGCGCGGATCGAGATCGGGATGCGCCGGCAACCGGATGTGGTGGAGCTGTACGTGCGCGACAATGGCGTCGGCTTCGACATGCAGTACGCACACGCGCTGTTCGGCACGTTCGGCCGGCTGCACGGCGCGCGTGACTACGATGGGACCGGGCTCGGCCTCGTCACCGCGCAGCGCGCGATCGCGCGCATGGGCGGGACGATCCGCGCCGAGGGCGAGCCGGGTCGCGGAGCGACGTTCTGGATCGCGCTGCCCGCCCGCGCCGGCGACGTCACCGCAGCCAGCGGCGCACAAGGCGCGCCTCGCTCGTGA
- a CDS encoding HAD family hydrolase: MLLVVDLDGTLVDSLDDIRFGIRAALAAIGIAATDDLIDLCRRGVGLEVFYRRATGHAPGAADQRARFDRFVAAYRDAYAASPHDTRAYDGVADTLAALRARHPRLAVAVATAKRTAMARQVIDSVGLAPLVDAVVGSDGLPAKPDPAIVRRAAAAVRRPLAGAVMVGDTDRDVGAARAAGCVACAVTYGGWTRDELAALAPDYLLDRFADLLDVAALA; this comes from the coding sequence ATGTTGCTCGTGGTCGACCTCGACGGCACGCTCGTCGACTCGCTGGACGACATCCGGTTCGGCATCCGCGCCGCCCTGGCCGCGATCGGCATCGCGGCGACCGACGACCTGATCGACCTGTGCCGCCGCGGCGTCGGGCTGGAGGTGTTCTATCGCCGCGCGACCGGCCATGCCCCCGGCGCGGCCGACCAGCGCGCTCGCTTCGACCGATTCGTCGCCGCCTATCGCGACGCATACGCGGCGAGCCCACACGACACGCGCGCCTACGATGGCGTCGCCGACACGCTCGCCGCCCTGCGCGCGCGGCACCCGCGCCTGGCCGTCGCCGTCGCGACCGCGAAGCGCACGGCGATGGCGCGGCAGGTGATCGACTCGGTCGGCTTGGCGCCCCTCGTCGACGCGGTGGTCGGCTCCGACGGCCTGCCGGCCAAACCCGACCCGGCGATCGTCCGGCGGGCGGCCGCCGCGGTGCGGCGACCGCTGGCCGGCGCGGTGATGGTCGGCGACACGGACCGCGACGTCGGCGCCGCGCGCGCGGCCGGCTGCGTGGCGTGTGCCGTGACCTACGGCGGGTGGACGCGGGACGAGCTGGCCGCGCTGGCCCCCGACTACCTGCTCGACCGGTTCGCCGACCTGCTCGACGTCGCCGCACTCGCGTGA
- a CDS encoding serine/threonine-protein phosphatase, translating to MRTVSVGRSDVGRKRVVNEDAYFRDDDRGFYVVADGVGGHSKGEVASQEAVEQLRMWVYGAANYLDQCLARASVDPEARREVRRLLESGVQSACYMVHGMAELDPAKRGMSTTVSALLVGDGFAYAAHVGDSRVYRVRNGDVLQITEDHTLINYKLKHGLITPEEARTAGGKNVITRAVGHKDYVQVDTADIDVRPGDRFLLCTDGLHTYLRDDAEIVEILAGEDIHAGADAAIALANERGGRDNITALIVDILP from the coding sequence ATGCGGACCGTATCCGTTGGGCGCAGCGACGTCGGGCGCAAGCGCGTCGTGAACGAGGACGCGTATTTTCGCGACGACGACCGCGGGTTCTACGTCGTCGCCGACGGCGTCGGCGGCCACTCCAAGGGCGAAGTCGCGAGCCAGGAAGCCGTCGAGCAGCTGCGCATGTGGGTCTACGGCGCCGCGAACTACCTCGACCAGTGTCTCGCCCGCGCCTCGGTGGATCCCGAAGCGCGCCGCGAAGTGCGACGGCTGCTCGAAAGCGGCGTGCAGTCGGCCTGCTACATGGTCCACGGCATGGCGGAACTCGACCCGGCCAAGCGAGGCATGTCCACCACCGTGTCGGCGCTGCTCGTCGGCGACGGCTTCGCATACGCGGCACACGTCGGCGACAGCCGGGTCTACCGCGTGCGCAACGGCGACGTGCTGCAGATCACCGAGGACCACACGCTCATCAACTACAAGCTGAAACACGGCCTGATCACCCCCGAGGAGGCGCGCACCGCCGGCGGAAAGAACGTGATCACGCGCGCCGTCGGCCACAAGGACTACGTCCAGGTCGATACCGCCGACATCGACGTGCGCCCGGGCGATCGGTTCTTGCTGTGCACCGACGGGCTGCACACCTACTTGCGCGACGACGCCGAAATCGTCGAGATCCTCGCGGGCGAGGACATCCACGCCGGCGCCGATGCGGCCATCGCCCTGGCCAACGAGCGCGGCGGCCGCGACAACATCACGGCGTTGATCGTGGACATCCTGCCCTGA
- a CDS encoding serine/threonine protein kinase: MEFGRYRLVERLAIGGMAELFKAEVSGAHGFTKQVVIKRILPHLAGDEHFTAMFIDEAKITARLSHPKIAQTLELGKFDGQLYIAMEYIDGLDVLAMLRESAHRRQKLPLPISVHIAMEVLDALDFAHQQTDADGKPLNIVHRDISPSNILVSRRGDVKLVDFGIAQAAERDQHTRAGTLKGKYGYMAPEQVVGQPLDARSDLFSCGIVLAEMAMGRRLFISPNELDVLLMVRDVKLHRLDKYGANLDPELLAIIRKALAKAPDDRYQSGGEFRDALGEWMFERRHRVTPKDVAALVDDLYDAAWARKRASRSPELDAPPQAAAPAHRRRVANATEPAPPPGAAAPAGDDRGEREQFPASASMEEAIALVAGELDGIPLGEQRGLESQPVVLIEQEPAADGSPPAGSRTPPERARRDTQAGEAGARAETDDGIVIDEVNVDSADYQLGDLARELARADDDEPSARAPTTQEIAFDDIVEAVENALPRDAAGRVIEPSEDEIEQARARRPALVVESVAAEPDDRGDLAQVPPIRVLCRLAVARATGLLVVSIGSIKKEIFLVGGQPEYVASNLASELFGEYLVAHKVISEGELSMALAMMPHYGGKLGDTLVGLGLMKPLDVFRQLTQQVRGKVIDVCTWAKGEFSWYDGVRNERDAFPLDLDPFEVLGAGAMAVQFERIEAWIDAHRDERFVAARKPAFSPEQLRLGAAPRDVFNQLDGSRSVGELVDRYDDVEQRTRFMRVLYLLVMTELARPA, translated from the coding sequence ATGGAGTTCGGGCGCTACCGGCTCGTGGAACGGCTCGCCATCGGGGGCATGGCCGAGCTGTTCAAGGCCGAGGTGTCCGGCGCGCACGGGTTCACCAAGCAGGTGGTGATCAAGCGGATCCTGCCGCATCTGGCCGGCGACGAACACTTCACCGCGATGTTCATCGACGAGGCCAAGATCACCGCGCGCCTGTCGCATCCCAAGATCGCGCAGACCCTCGAGCTGGGAAAGTTCGACGGTCAACTGTACATCGCGATGGAGTACATCGACGGGCTCGACGTCCTCGCGATGCTGCGGGAATCCGCGCACCGCCGGCAGAAGCTGCCGCTGCCGATCTCGGTGCACATCGCGATGGAGGTCCTCGACGCGCTCGACTTCGCGCACCAGCAGACCGACGCAGACGGCAAGCCGCTCAACATCGTTCACCGCGACATCTCGCCGTCGAACATCCTCGTGTCGAGGCGCGGCGACGTGAAGCTCGTCGACTTCGGCATCGCGCAGGCCGCCGAGCGCGACCAGCACACGCGCGCGGGGACGCTCAAGGGCAAGTACGGCTACATGGCGCCCGAGCAGGTCGTCGGCCAACCGCTCGACGCGCGGTCCGACCTGTTTTCGTGCGGCATCGTGCTTGCCGAGATGGCGATGGGGCGCCGGCTGTTCATCTCGCCGAACGAACTCGACGTGTTGCTGATGGTGCGCGACGTCAAGCTGCACCGGCTCGACAAGTACGGCGCGAATCTCGATCCCGAGTTGCTCGCGATCATTCGCAAGGCGCTGGCGAAAGCCCCGGACGACCGCTATCAGTCGGGCGGCGAGTTCCGCGACGCACTCGGCGAGTGGATGTTCGAGCGCCGTCACCGCGTTACGCCGAAGGACGTGGCGGCGCTGGTCGACGACCTGTACGACGCCGCGTGGGCGCGCAAGCGCGCCAGCCGTTCGCCCGAGCTCGACGCCCCGCCGCAAGCCGCCGCGCCCGCGCATCGCCGGCGGGTCGCGAACGCGACGGAGCCCGCTCCGCCGCCCGGCGCGGCTGCGCCCGCGGGAGACGACCGCGGCGAACGCGAGCAGTTTCCCGCGTCCGCGTCGATGGAGGAGGCGATCGCGCTGGTCGCCGGCGAACTCGACGGCATTCCGCTCGGGGAGCAACGGGGCCTCGAAAGCCAGCCGGTCGTGCTGATCGAGCAGGAGCCGGCGGCGGACGGCTCGCCACCGGCAGGGTCTCGCACGCCGCCCGAGCGCGCGCGGCGCGACACGCAGGCCGGCGAAGCCGGCGCCCGCGCCGAGACCGACGACGGCATCGTGATCGACGAGGTGAACGTCGATTCGGCCGACTACCAGCTCGGCGATCTCGCGCGCGAACTTGCGCGGGCAGACGACGACGAACCGTCGGCGCGCGCTCCGACCACCCAGGAGATCGCGTTCGACGACATCGTCGAGGCTGTCGAGAACGCGCTGCCGCGGGACGCGGCGGGTCGCGTGATCGAGCCGTCCGAGGACGAAATCGAGCAGGCGCGGGCCAGGCGTCCGGCGCTGGTCGTCGAGTCGGTCGCCGCCGAGCCGGACGACCGCGGCGATCTCGCGCAGGTGCCGCCGATCCGCGTCCTGTGCCGGCTGGCGGTCGCCCGCGCCACCGGCCTGCTCGTCGTCTCGATCGGCTCGATCAAAAAGGAGATCTTCCTGGTCGGCGGACAGCCGGAGTACGTCGCGTCGAACCTCGCGTCGGAGCTGTTCGGCGAGTACCTGGTCGCGCACAAGGTGATCTCCGAGGGAGAGCTGTCGATGGCGCTCGCGATGATGCCCCATTACGGCGGCAAGCTCGGCGACACGCTCGTCGGTCTCGGCCTGATGAAGCCGCTCGACGTGTTCCGCCAGCTCACCCAGCAGGTTCGCGGCAAGGTGATCGACGTGTGCACGTGGGCCAAGGGGGAGTTTTCCTGGTACGACGGCGTCCGCAACGAGCGCGACGCGTTTCCGCTCGATCTCGACCCGTTCGAGGTGCTCGGCGCCGGCGCCATGGCGGTCCAGTTCGAGCGGATCGAGGCGTGGATCGACGCGCATCGCGACGAACGGTTCGTCGCGGCGCGCAAGCCGGCGTTCTCGCCGGAACAGCTGCGCCTCGGGGCGGCGCCGCGCGACGTGTTCAACCAGCTCGACGGTTCGCGGTCTGTCGGCGAACTCGTCGACCGCTACGACGACGTCGAACAGCGCACGCGGTTCATGCGCGTGTTGTACTTGCTCGTGATGACCGAACTCGCTCGGCCGGCGTAG
- a CDS encoding RluA family pseudouridine synthase, with translation MIRFVVTSDEAGRIDRIVQRRYPYASRRTLARYFADGNVRVDGAVARKGTCVAAGAVIDLRAPPPAPDDLRPVADGGAPLAVLYADADLVAVAKPAGMPSHPLAAGETGTVANALVARFPDCAGVGDDPREAGLIHRLDTGTTGVLVAARSAAAWRRLRAAMTDGRARKHYLALVAGAARDGEASSPIRGQPAHTAWSVVRRVGEWTLLACTPTTGRMHQIRIHLSRAGHPIVGDVRYGGPPAGLVGHFLHAARLVLPGRPPIEAPMPCDRAALLAAADR, from the coding sequence ATGATCCGATTCGTCGTCACGTCGGACGAGGCCGGCCGCATCGACCGCATCGTGCAGCGCCGCTACCCCTACGCGAGCCGCCGCACGCTGGCGCGCTACTTCGCCGACGGCAACGTCCGCGTCGACGGCGCCGTCGCGCGCAAAGGGACATGCGTTGCCGCCGGCGCGGTCATCGATCTGCGCGCGCCGCCGCCGGCGCCGGACGACCTACGGCCGGTAGCGGACGGCGGCGCGCCGCTCGCGGTGCTGTACGCCGATGCGGACCTGGTCGCCGTCGCCAAACCGGCCGGCATGCCGAGCCACCCGCTCGCGGCGGGCGAGACCGGCACGGTCGCGAACGCGCTCGTCGCCCGCTTTCCCGACTGCGCCGGCGTCGGCGACGACCCGCGCGAGGCGGGACTCATCCACCGCCTCGACACCGGTACGACCGGCGTGCTCGTCGCCGCGCGGTCCGCGGCCGCCTGGCGCAGGCTGCGCGCCGCCATGACCGACGGACGCGCACGCAAGCACTACCTCGCACTGGTCGCGGGCGCCGCGCGCGACGGCGAGGCGTCGTCGCCCATCCGCGGCCAGCCGGCACACACCGCCTGGTCCGTCGTCCGCCGAGTCGGCGAGTGGACTCTGCTCGCGTGCACTCCGACGACTGGCCGCATGCACCAGATCCGCATCCACCTGTCGCGCGCCGGCCATCCGATCGTGGGCGACGTCCGCTACGGCGGGCCGCCCGCCGGACTCGTCGGCCACTTCCTGCACGCGGCGAGGCTCGTTCTGCCGGGGCGCCCGCCGATCGAAGCGCCCATGCCGTGCGACCGCGCCGCGCTGCTCGCGGCGGCCGATCGATGA
- a CDS encoding molybdopterin molybdenumtransferase MoeA encodes MPARHALASANPITAATAPPRNRQLADAMVSARLPRGRAPGAAKRRAGAGGAEAAARDRDQLRPYPVRLQYIRRVLTVKDAAARIRAKTTRLPAESVALGSADGRVLARDVVSRRALPPFDNSAMDGFAVRAADLPGTLAVVATIAAGQPPGAVDIGPGQAARIMTGAPVPPGADAVVMKEDADDRGDAVHIAGPARPGQHIRRAGEDVAVGDVALAAGLRLGPGEIGLLAALGCTEVPVGRRPRVGILSTGDELVDVDVEPGPGQIVNSNAYALAAQVREAGGEPVALGIAPDDAGAIRDHLARGLALDVLCTSGGVSVGDYDLVKPCLEQLGVSLTFWKVAMKPGKPLAFGVAPTGTLVFGLPGNPVSSMVVFELFVRPTLLYMQGSASPERRRAPVTVTADYAKKPGRAHYVRAALRDRDGELAATPNPRQGSGMLRSMVGVDALLELDADRGDVRAGDRVPALLLLAR; translated from the coding sequence GTGCCCGCGCGCCACGCGCTCGCGAGCGCCAATCCGATCACCGCCGCCACCGCGCCCCCGAGGAACCGCCAACTGGCCGACGCCATGGTCAGCGCACGGCTACCGCGCGGGCGGGCCCCCGGCGCAGCGAAGCGACGCGCCGGCGCCGGCGGCGCCGAGGCCGCCGCGCGCGATCGCGACCAGTTACGACCATACCCGGTCAGACTACAGTACATTCGGCGCGTGCTCACGGTGAAAGATGCTGCGGCCCGCATCCGCGCGAAAACGACCAGGCTGCCGGCCGAATCCGTCGCCCTCGGCAGCGCCGACGGCCGCGTGCTCGCCCGCGATGTCGTGTCGCGGCGCGCACTGCCGCCGTTCGACAACTCCGCGATGGACGGCTTCGCCGTGCGTGCCGCCGACCTGCCCGGCACCCTCGCGGTCGTCGCCACGATCGCGGCGGGCCAACCGCCCGGCGCGGTCGACATCGGCCCGGGCCAGGCGGCGCGCATCATGACCGGCGCCCCCGTGCCGCCCGGCGCCGACGCGGTCGTCATGAAAGAAGACGCCGACGACCGGGGCGATGCGGTACACATCGCCGGCCCCGCGCGGCCCGGCCAACACATTCGGCGCGCGGGCGAAGACGTCGCGGTCGGCGACGTCGCGCTGGCCGCCGGGCTCCGGCTCGGCCCCGGCGAAATCGGCTTGCTCGCCGCGCTCGGCTGCACCGAGGTCCCGGTCGGTCGCCGGCCCCGCGTCGGCATCTTGTCGACCGGCGACGAACTCGTCGACGTCGATGTCGAGCCCGGCCCCGGTCAGATCGTCAACTCCAATGCCTACGCGCTCGCCGCCCAGGTGCGCGAAGCCGGTGGCGAACCGGTTGCGCTCGGCATCGCTCCCGACGACGCCGGTGCGATCCGCGACCACCTCGCGCGAGGACTCGCGTTGGACGTGCTGTGCACGTCGGGGGGCGTCTCCGTCGGCGACTACGACCTGGTCAAGCCGTGCCTCGAACAGCTCGGCGTATCGCTCACCTTCTGGAAGGTCGCGATGAAGCCGGGCAAGCCGTTGGCGTTCGGCGTCGCGCCGACCGGGACGCTCGTGTTCGGGCTGCCCGGCAATCCGGTGTCGTCGATGGTCGTGTTCGAGCTGTTCGTGCGACCGACACTGCTGTATATGCAAGGATCTGCATCGCCCGAGCGCCGGCGCGCGCCGGTGACGGTCACCGCCGACTACGCGAAAAAGCCCGGCCGCGCCCACTACGTGCGCGCGGCGCTTCGCGACCGCGACGGCGAACTGGCGGCGACCCCCAACCCGCGGCAGGGCTCCGGCATGCTGCGGTCGATGGTCGGCGTCGACGCGCTGCTGGAACTCGACGCCGACCGCGGCGACGTGCGCGCCGGCGACCGCGTGCCCGCGCTGCTGCTGTTGGCGCGATGA
- a CDS encoding LysM peptidoglycan-binding domain-containing protein has product MTSRALPSTALAIAALAAAAGARADTAPTAPGPQACPPGPPPPAAQPPLQPDDDQRRAVRACSVGRDCHRAADLMLEFERETFPRPGHGSPWIDVDGPMARADASRGHRHAPDNDPRALRPDLPWLADLELPDLPVHWDDRIIAYLEFYKNDPRGRTIMAAWLRDQGRFADLILDALRDARLPEDLLYVAMIESSYDVWEYSRTGAAGLWQFMPGTARIYGLRVDRWVDERYDPVRSTEAAVLMWQDLYQRFGNWELALAAYNAGYGNVAAAIAKYNTNDFWQLLEYEAGLPWGSRIYVPKAIATAIVGHNRERFGFADIEPAPRHEFDVVTVPTSVSFATIARAAGTDADTIARLNPHLKRRRTPPGEANFPVRIPKGRAALFAERFPQLRGDWDGYTAYVARHGERLEDIATTFGLSRSELAELNGITDEAEISGGMTLVVPVVSEEQQRENRKKAHDDLYRSSLPPGGPDDPLLVAVPDKDLRVPGKRRWFYRVVAGDTLWGIAKAWHVDLRALAEWNGLNADAHLQPRMVLQVWAAPDFDPNAHGIAVLDETRLHIVQAGSEEHIALAEGRLGRRRTIYTVKRGGTLADVGKLYGLSKYDLARINRKPPDTELKAGDQVIVYEVVDPSKSRRAARQLERQRKAQRRSKRRKRR; this is encoded by the coding sequence ATGACCTCGCGCGCCCTGCCCTCGACCGCGCTGGCGATCGCCGCGCTGGCGGCCGCCGCAGGCGCCCGCGCCGACACGGCGCCGACGGCACCCGGGCCGCAGGCGTGTCCCCCGGGGCCGCCGCCACCGGCCGCTCAGCCGCCGCTCCAACCGGACGACGATCAGCGCCGCGCGGTGCGCGCGTGCTCGGTCGGACGCGACTGCCACCGCGCCGCCGATCTGATGCTGGAGTTCGAGCGCGAGACGTTCCCGCGGCCGGGGCACGGGTCGCCGTGGATCGACGTGGACGGCCCGATGGCGCGCGCCGACGCCAGCCGGGGCCACCGCCACGCGCCCGACAACGATCCGCGCGCGCTGCGGCCGGACCTGCCGTGGCTGGCCGACCTCGAGCTGCCGGACCTGCCGGTCCACTGGGACGACCGCATCATCGCCTACCTCGAGTTCTACAAGAACGACCCGCGCGGCCGCACCATCATGGCCGCGTGGCTGCGCGACCAGGGCCGATTCGCCGACCTCATCCTCGACGCGCTGCGCGACGCGCGATTGCCGGAGGATCTGCTGTACGTGGCGATGATCGAGTCGTCGTACGACGTGTGGGAGTACTCGCGCACCGGCGCAGCGGGGCTGTGGCAGTTCATGCCGGGCACGGCGCGCATCTACGGGCTGCGCGTGGACCGCTGGGTCGACGAGCGCTACGACCCGGTGCGGTCGACCGAGGCTGCGGTGCTCATGTGGCAGGACCTCTACCAGCGGTTCGGCAACTGGGAGCTAGCGCTGGCCGCATACAACGCCGGCTACGGCAACGTGGCGGCGGCGATCGCCAAGTACAACACGAACGACTTTTGGCAACTGCTCGAGTACGAGGCGGGGCTGCCGTGGGGGTCTCGCATCTACGTGCCGAAGGCGATCGCGACGGCGATCGTCGGCCACAACCGCGAACGGTTCGGCTTTGCCGACATCGAACCGGCACCGCGACACGAGTTCGACGTCGTCACCGTGCCGACATCGGTTTCCTTTGCAACGATCGCGCGCGCGGCCGGGACGGACGCCGACACCATCGCCCGCCTCAACCCGCACCTCAAGCGCCGACGGACACCGCCCGGCGAAGCGAACTTCCCGGTGCGAATCCCGAAGGGCCGCGCGGCGCTGTTTGCCGAGCGGTTTCCGCAGCTGCGCGGCGACTGGGACGGCTACACCGCGTACGTCGCCCGCCACGGCGAGCGCCTCGAGGACATCGCGACGACGTTTGGGTTGTCCCGCTCCGAGCTGGCCGAACTCAACGGCATCACCGACGAGGCCGAGATCAGCGGCGGCATGACCCTCGTCGTGCCCGTCGTGAGCGAGGAGCAGCAGCGGGAGAACCGCAAGAAGGCGCACGACGATCTGTACCGGTCGAGCCTGCCGCCCGGCGGCCCGGACGATCCGCTGCTCGTCGCGGTGCCCGACAAGGATCTGCGCGTGCCCGGCAAGCGGCGCTGGTTCTACCGCGTCGTCGCCGGCGACACGCTGTGGGGCATCGCAAAGGCGTGGCACGTGGACCTGCGCGCGCTCGCCGAGTGGAACGGACTGAACGCGGACGCCCATCTGCAGCCGCGGATGGTGCTCCAGGTGTGGGCCGCGCCCGACTTCGACCCGAACGCCCACGGCATCGCGGTGCTCGACGAGACGCGGCTGCACATCGTGCAGGCGGGCTCGGAAGAACACATCGCGCTGGCGGAGGGCCGACTCGGCCGCCGGCGGACGATCTACACCGTCAAGCGCGGCGGCACGCTCGCCGACGTCGGCAAGCTCTACGGCCTGTCGAAGTACGATCTGGCGCGCATCAACCGCAAGCCGCCCGACACCGAGTTGAAGGCCGGCGACCAGGTCATCGTCTACGAGGTCGTCGACCCGAGCAAGTCGCGCCGCGCCGCCCGCCAGCTCGAGCGCCAGCGCAAGGCGCAGCGGCGCTCGAAACGCCGCAAGCGGCGGTAA
- the tatA gene encoding twin-arginine translocase TatA/TatE family subunit, producing MPGMGELLIILVIVLLIFGAGKLPAIGDALGRSIKNFKRAASGDDEIEVAKRDELPANRARGEIADGATPPAEDAEVVKTAAKD from the coding sequence ATGCCCGGAATGGGCGAACTGCTCATCATTCTCGTGATCGTGCTGCTGATCTTCGGCGCCGGGAAGCTTCCCGCCATCGGCGATGCGCTGGGGCGCAGCATCAAGAACTTCAAGCGAGCCGCGTCCGGCGACGACGAGATCGAGGTCGCCAAGCGCGACGAGCTGCCGGCGAATCGGGCGCGCGGCGAGATCGCGGACGGCGCGACGCCGCCGGCCGAGGACGCCGAGGTCGTCAAGACCGCGGCCAAGGACTGA
- a CDS encoding transcriptional regulator, whose protein sequence is MSEPRIIKRYANRKLYDTQHSRYVTLDQISDMIRAGDEVKIIDNKTKEDLTSVTLAQIIFEEEKKQKSFLPLQAMRNIIQTGGDSIQHLVSEAQRRVTGAFAKKESEAGDAAEAAGGDAPAKAPVPRTLREYREWLAHTQKTIDEWQKRVDDRIRNVVEGISPFAGLQKDVRELGARIAELEQKLAQLEREEAAANGAGAPAAGRAAGSDRGAGDDA, encoded by the coding sequence ATGTCGGAGCCGCGAATTATCAAGCGCTACGCGAACCGCAAGCTGTACGACACCCAGCACAGCCGGTACGTCACCCTCGATCAGATCTCCGACATGATCCGCGCGGGCGACGAGGTCAAGATCATCGACAACAAGACCAAGGAAGACCTCACCTCCGTGACGCTCGCTCAGATCATCTTCGAGGAAGAGAAGAAGCAAAAGAGCTTCCTGCCGCTGCAGGCGATGCGCAACATCATTCAGACCGGCGGCGACTCGATCCAGCACCTCGTGAGCGAGGCGCAGCGCCGCGTCACCGGGGCGTTCGCCAAGAAGGAGTCGGAGGCCGGCGACGCCGCCGAAGCCGCCGGCGGTGACGCGCCGGCGAAGGCGCCCGTGCCGCGCACGCTGCGCGAATACCGCGAGTGGCTGGCGCACACGCAAAAAACCATCGACGAGTGGCAAAAGCGCGTCGACGACCGGATCCGCAACGTCGTCGAGGGCATTTCGCCGTTTGCCGGCCTGCAAAAGGACGTGCGCGAACTCGGCGCGCGCATCGCGGAGCTCGAGCAGAAGCTCGCGCAGCTCGAGCGCGAGGAAGCGGCCGCCAACGGCGCGGGCGCTCCTGCCGCGGGCCGCGCGGCAGGGTCGGATCGCGGCGCCGGCGACGACGCATAG